From a single Rutidosis leptorrhynchoides isolate AG116_Rl617_1_P2 chromosome 5, CSIRO_AGI_Rlap_v1, whole genome shotgun sequence genomic region:
- the LOC139847476 gene encoding uncharacterized protein isoform X1 encodes MADDERVSTINVVAENDSESILDIYIKTLDSQLYDFHVDKNMLVSAFKEKIAASGVGLPVVQQQQLIFKGKVLKDEHHLSEYHVENGDTLQLVARHPSESQSSSGSSSGLTTTNGSKTGHDANVVGAGPLVTHVSNSIVLGSFHNGDHNDDGTLDISRAIKAVPISFGIEGHHTVGANGRPMPYVQFNIPMQSGQENDTEDNVNTQGQGQGHSQGQGHSQGQGHSHGQGQHSQSASQGKDTPTRATPIPESLNVLSEPEPKKKKKMKGGKKVSWTENETRILTEQWVDASQNAKGNSRSLWNTVMKNYNAILPTKRGMDQLTGKWNKIQNDVKFFIDIYNQVEKVCQSGTRDLDIMLNARKLFKQQQKRNFNYEESWRILKDCPKFNFPDGVTSNKRSNPISIDLLFQEQLNNLNEHDDNSRRNSKDCPKFDFLDGVKSSKRSNPINHKEDNENLIDPTPFEHLFRDEPIRLPQGQTKSRKSQRSSGSSNAPSLGVTSEDARRELIDITRIQQDMMKTIAEEAKKRTALANKRTMFEAFKFLATPISENLPAGDREMLLNAKERIKLEYASQLQRLPPSPENVDDSV; translated from the exons ATGGCTGATGATGAACGTGTGAGCACAATCAATGTGGTTGCTGAAAATGACTCCGAGTCAATATTGGATATTTATATCAAGACACTTGATTCACAGTTGTACGACTTTCATGTTGACAAAAAT ATGCTAGTTTCTGCATTTAAGGAGAAAATAGCCGCCAGTGGTGTTGGCCTTCCAGTTGTACAGCAGCAACAACTGATCTTTAAGGGTAAGGTATTGAAGGATGAACACCATCTTTCTGAGTATC ACGTTGAAAACGGAGACACATTGCAGCTTGTGGCTAGACATCCTTCTGAATCACAATCTTCATCTGGCTCTTCAAGTGGGTTAACAACCACAAATGGTAGTAAGACAG GACACGATGCTAATGTTGTGGGTGCAGGTCCACTTGTCACCCATGTTTCAAATAGCATAGTACttg GGTCTTTCCATAATGGGGACCATAATGACGATGGCACTCTTGATATAAGTCGG GCTATTAAGGCCGTACCGATTTCTTTCGGGATCGAGGGCCACCACACTGTGGGAGCCAACGGTCGACCAATGCCATACGTGCAG ttcaatattccCATGCAATCTGGGCAAGAGAATGATACCGAAGATAATGTCAACACTCAAGGTCAAGGTCAAGGTCACAGTCAAGGTCAAGGTCACAGTCAAGGTCAAGGTCACAGTCACGGTCAAGGTCAACATAGCCAGTCTGCGTCTCAAGGGAAAGATACACCAACACGTGCTACG CCAATTCCCGAATCTTTAAACGTGCTTTCTGAGCCCGaaccaaaaaagaaaaagaaaatgaaagGTGGTAAAAAGGTTTCGTGGACCGAGAACGAAACCCGTATCTTGACGGAACAATGGGTTGATGCTTCCCAAAATGCGAAAGGGAACTCACGCTCTTTATGGAACACTGTAATGAAAAACTACAATGCAATATTGCCAACGAAACGGGGCATGGATCAACTCACCGGAAAATGGAATAAGATTCAAAACGATGTCAAATTTTTTATTGACATTTACAATCAAGTTGAAAAAGTTTGTCAAAGTGGGACAAGAGACTTGGACATTATGTTAAATGCGCGTAAATTGttcaaacaacaacaaaaaagaAACTTTAATTATGAGGAGTCATGGCGTATTTTAAAGGATTGTCCAAAGTTTAATTTTCCCGACGGTGTTACGAGCAACAAACGGTCAAACCCGATTTCGATTGATCTTTTATTCCAAGAACAACTTAACAACCTTAACGAACACGATGACAACTCGAGACGTAATTCAAAGGATTGTCCAAAGTTTGACTTTCTTGATGGTGTTAAGAGTAGCAAACGGTCAAACCCGATCAACCACAAAGAAGACAATGAAAACTTAATAGACCCGACTCCGTTTGAACATCTATTTCGAGACGAACCCATTCGCCTTCCACAAGGTCAAACTAAGAGTCGAAAAAGTCAACGAAGTTCTGGTTCGTCAAATGCTCCTTCGTTAGGTGTAACGAGTGAGGATGCCCGACGAGAACTTATTGATATTACAAGAATTCAACAAGATATGATGAAAACAATAGCGGAGGAGGCGAAGAAAAGGACTGCCCTCGCGAATAAACGAACAATGTTTGAAGCGTTTAAGTTTCTTGCAACACCAATATCAGAAAACTTGCCAGCTGGCGATCGAGAAATGCTCTTGAACGCTAAAGAGAGAATTAAACTTGAGTACGCTTCACAGTTACAAAGACTACCACCATCACCGGAAAATGTCGATGATTCTGTATAG
- the LOC139847476 gene encoding uncharacterized protein isoform X2, with product MADDERVSTINVVAENDSESILDIYIKTLDSQLYDFHVDKNMLVSAFKEKIAASGVGLPVVQQQQLIFKDVENGDTLQLVARHPSESQSSSGSSSGLTTTNGSKTGHDANVVGAGPLVTHVSNSIVLGSFHNGDHNDDGTLDISRAIKAVPISFGIEGHHTVGANGRPMPYVQFNIPMQSGQENDTEDNVNTQGQGQGHSQGQGHSQGQGHSHGQGQHSQSASQGKDTPTRATPIPESLNVLSEPEPKKKKKMKGGKKVSWTENETRILTEQWVDASQNAKGNSRSLWNTVMKNYNAILPTKRGMDQLTGKWNKIQNDVKFFIDIYNQVEKVCQSGTRDLDIMLNARKLFKQQQKRNFNYEESWRILKDCPKFNFPDGVTSNKRSNPISIDLLFQEQLNNLNEHDDNSRRNSKDCPKFDFLDGVKSSKRSNPINHKEDNENLIDPTPFEHLFRDEPIRLPQGQTKSRKSQRSSGSSNAPSLGVTSEDARRELIDITRIQQDMMKTIAEEAKKRTALANKRTMFEAFKFLATPISENLPAGDREMLLNAKERIKLEYASQLQRLPPSPENVDDSV from the exons ATGGCTGATGATGAACGTGTGAGCACAATCAATGTGGTTGCTGAAAATGACTCCGAGTCAATATTGGATATTTATATCAAGACACTTGATTCACAGTTGTACGACTTTCATGTTGACAAAAAT ATGCTAGTTTCTGCATTTAAGGAGAAAATAGCCGCCAGTGGTGTTGGCCTTCCAGTTGTACAGCAGCAACAACTGATCTTTAAGG ACGTTGAAAACGGAGACACATTGCAGCTTGTGGCTAGACATCCTTCTGAATCACAATCTTCATCTGGCTCTTCAAGTGGGTTAACAACCACAAATGGTAGTAAGACAG GACACGATGCTAATGTTGTGGGTGCAGGTCCACTTGTCACCCATGTTTCAAATAGCATAGTACttg GGTCTTTCCATAATGGGGACCATAATGACGATGGCACTCTTGATATAAGTCGG GCTATTAAGGCCGTACCGATTTCTTTCGGGATCGAGGGCCACCACACTGTGGGAGCCAACGGTCGACCAATGCCATACGTGCAG ttcaatattccCATGCAATCTGGGCAAGAGAATGATACCGAAGATAATGTCAACACTCAAGGTCAAGGTCAAGGTCACAGTCAAGGTCAAGGTCACAGTCAAGGTCAAGGTCACAGTCACGGTCAAGGTCAACATAGCCAGTCTGCGTCTCAAGGGAAAGATACACCAACACGTGCTACG CCAATTCCCGAATCTTTAAACGTGCTTTCTGAGCCCGaaccaaaaaagaaaaagaaaatgaaagGTGGTAAAAAGGTTTCGTGGACCGAGAACGAAACCCGTATCTTGACGGAACAATGGGTTGATGCTTCCCAAAATGCGAAAGGGAACTCACGCTCTTTATGGAACACTGTAATGAAAAACTACAATGCAATATTGCCAACGAAACGGGGCATGGATCAACTCACCGGAAAATGGAATAAGATTCAAAACGATGTCAAATTTTTTATTGACATTTACAATCAAGTTGAAAAAGTTTGTCAAAGTGGGACAAGAGACTTGGACATTATGTTAAATGCGCGTAAATTGttcaaacaacaacaaaaaagaAACTTTAATTATGAGGAGTCATGGCGTATTTTAAAGGATTGTCCAAAGTTTAATTTTCCCGACGGTGTTACGAGCAACAAACGGTCAAACCCGATTTCGATTGATCTTTTATTCCAAGAACAACTTAACAACCTTAACGAACACGATGACAACTCGAGACGTAATTCAAAGGATTGTCCAAAGTTTGACTTTCTTGATGGTGTTAAGAGTAGCAAACGGTCAAACCCGATCAACCACAAAGAAGACAATGAAAACTTAATAGACCCGACTCCGTTTGAACATCTATTTCGAGACGAACCCATTCGCCTTCCACAAGGTCAAACTAAGAGTCGAAAAAGTCAACGAAGTTCTGGTTCGTCAAATGCTCCTTCGTTAGGTGTAACGAGTGAGGATGCCCGACGAGAACTTATTGATATTACAAGAATTCAACAAGATATGATGAAAACAATAGCGGAGGAGGCGAAGAAAAGGACTGCCCTCGCGAATAAACGAACAATGTTTGAAGCGTTTAAGTTTCTTGCAACACCAATATCAGAAAACTTGCCAGCTGGCGATCGAGAAATGCTCTTGAACGCTAAAGAGAGAATTAAACTTGAGTACGCTTCACAGTTACAAAGACTACCACCATCACCGGAAAATGTCGATGATTCTGTATAG